The Lutra lutra chromosome 1, mLutLut1.2, whole genome shotgun sequence genomic sequence ggttaagccgctgccttcggctcgggtcatgatctcagtgtcctgggatcgagccccgcatcgggctctctgctcagcagggagcctgcttcctcctctctctctgcctgcctctctgcctgcttgtgatctctctctgtcaaataaataaataaaatcttaaaaaaaaaaaaatctgacagtaCTCACACAAGCTAGAGTTCAAAGGACACCACAACACATCCACTCATACTGACAGCAGGTGGTGTCTCAGGGCTCATGGTAGCACTTGCTGCCATTTCAGTGCCACCTCAAATGGGCTGCACCAAGGCGCTCTCTTCCTCCTACCATAAGCCCCACCCTCACCCACCTGTGGGAGAAAAATATAACCaccaaaaaaaatcacactgaaaaaaagtttatttaaaaaagttcTAGCAGCAAgaacagtaacaaaacaaaaggagagacggacaaacaaaacaagaaggagGTTGTGTTCTGTAGGGACTTGTCTCCATTCTTTAATCTAGTTCTTTATACCGAGCAAACATGACTCTTCGCACAGCATCTCGGTAAGTCTCGTTGGACTGTCTCTTGCTGGTTCTTCCTGGAGCCCCCACACTGGGCCCCCTTATCCGGCCTTCAGTCTGTAACACAAAGACAAACAATGAAGTGGGCTCTATCAATTAATAAGCCTCAGGGCTGGCCTTTGATTACAAGTATTTGTGGACCAGTAAGGATCAGGATTTGGGGGAATTTTTTAGAATGtttaattaataaacaaaacccaagatgAATAAGGAGGGTGGTGATGCCATGACTTCAGGATATGGGATTTAATACCAGACTTGAGAAGCCAGTCTCCTCCAGTTGGCATGTTCAGAGGGGGACCAAGCCAACACAAAATGGGCAACATTCCCTCTTAAAacctttgctctcttctcttcctgaacTAAGTGAGGCAGAGCCCTTCATGAGAACCAGGACTAACCTTGCCCTCCtcatattttagttatttcagtTCCTCTGATGACGATGCCTCTCAGATGCTTTTGTTCCTTTTACTGCAGGTTCCCTGGTTCTTGTCACCAAATGATTTGCCAGTTTCAAATTGCCTGATTCCTGTAATACCCCACCTTTTACTCCGTTTAAGAGTAAGATGAGCCCCATTtccacttttctccttttcccacagCCAACCAAAATTACAAGGGCCCAGAATGCCCATCTATTATCCAGTAATCAAGACTGACTAAAAGAGAGAACGTTAAGTACATTCCAGGTTCACGCCACCCCCAAAAGACGGAAACCATTTCACCTCCTCTGCTGAAGCCAATCCGGGATGGCCATACCCGAGGCCCGCCCCCTTCCTCCAGCCAGCAGTCTGTTGGACACAGCCTCCTTTGTTGCTACTGTCGATTCCTTCTTTACCAACAGGTTTGCGATCACTGCGAAAAGAACAGATGTACTTACATACCATCACTTTCAAAGTGACCCTAATAAAAACCTCTGTTGTCTTGATTCATATTTGCTTCCTCTGAAGTGTATTAGGGAATACTTCTGAGTGCCTGCTATCTCTGCAACAGGCTTTTGTCCTAGGGATACAGAGATGCCCAAGACCCATCCCTATTCATGGGGAAGGACATGAAAAGGATAACTCAGCCAGGGATGTAGGATCAGGAGACATCTCCTATGGAAATACATCAGAGAAGACACAAGCTCTGAAGGAGCATCATCAAAAATGACGAATTCCAACAAGAGGGCACATCCGAACTGACTAAAAAGCATGAGAGGAAAGGAGGCCATAAATAAGAAGTTAAAGAATACAATTTGTCTAGGAGAGGAATTGTAGGAACTGACAAAGGCTTCTTGGGCTAGACTGGAAAGCCTCGAAACTTCACGCTAAATCATGATTCTGGACTTCATCCTTTGGGCCAAAAAAACCCCTGGACTCCAGGCCTCCTTCTAATAAGCAAGGTATGCCCTCATAAAAAGGCAAGTTTTAGGAGATTTCTGTTCACAAAATGGTTTTGGTGCCAGGGTAGAGTGTACACTAGAGGTTGAAGAACAGAGACGGAGAGTAGAGTCCAATTTGGAGGTGAGctagaaagggggaaaaaacttaATTAGGGATGTGGCCAGTAATGATAAAGGGGATAAAGCAGGAAGACTGGGTCAGACCAGGCAGGCCATGATGCAGTGATGTAACTACTCTGAAAGAGGAACACACAGCAGGTTTAGCAGAACTGGACCTGAATATGATATGGAATATAATACTGAGTCATTGCTTAGAGTGAGGAGCCTAAGAGGTCTCCACAAGGACATTCCCAGGAGGTAAACAGAAATCGTTTAATTTTGCTCTCAGAAAACCAAACTGCCTTGGAATGGAGTCATAGGGACCTGTTAGCTTGTTAGTGATGACTGTGGCCTTGGGTCTAGGTCAAGAGGTAGAACAACAAGAATTACAGAGCACTGAGGGCAGAGTCCTGGAGAATATCTGGAATTCCCTGAAAACTAAGAGAAGCACGGGAGAAGACTAATAAGGAAGGGAACCAGCAGAATGTGGTGTGATGGGTGCCAAGAATACAGAAGGGTATCTTTCTGAGCCCAGCCCAACTCACTCAGGGCTAAGGTGTCCTTCCTCCTTAATGACTCCTTTACCTTTGGCTTAGCCCAGTATATTTCGAATTGCAGAGAATGACCTAGTAGGATGTTACATTGTTTAAGTGGTCCTTCCTTAGCACTTCTTAAgaatgcacctgggtggctcagtgggttaagcctctgccttcggctcaggtcatgatcccagggtcctgggatggagcccctcatcgggctctctgcttggcagggagcctgccttacttcctctctctctctgcctgcctctttatctacttgtgatctctgtcaaataaagaaataaaatctttttttttaagattttatttatttgacagagagagatcacaagtaggcagagaggcaggcagagagagagagggaagcagactccccgccgagcagagagcccgatgcggggctcgatcccaggaccctgagatcacgacccaagccgaaggcagtggcttaacccactgagccacccaggcgccccagaaataaaatcttaaaaaaaaaaaaaaaaaaaaaaaaaaaaaaaaaagaatgcaaacagggcacctggctcaattggttgagtgtctAGCTTttgtttggctcaagtcatgatctcggggtcgtgggataaagctccatgatcagcagggagtctgcctgagattctccctctccctttgctcacgtgtgtgcactctcactctctctctctcaaaataaacaaatcttttaaaaaaaatcactcatcctggggcgcctgggtggctcagtgggttgggcctctgcctatggctcgggtcatgatcttggggtcctgggatcgagccccgcattggtctctctgctcagcagggagcctgcttcctcctctctctgctgcctctctgcctacttgtgatctctttctcccagtcaaataaataataaaataaataaaatcttttattttttttttaattttttttttaaaagattttatttatttatttgacagagagatcacaagcaggcagagaggcaggcagagagagaggaggaagcaggctccctgctgagcagagagcccgatgcggggctcgatcccaggactccgagatcatgacctgagccgaaggcagcggcttaacccactgagccacccaggcaccccaaaatcttttttttttttaaataaataaaatcttaaaaaaaatttaaaaaccactcatccttaaaaaaaagaaaaaaaaaagaatacaaatagaaAAAGCTAGAATAAAAATACCAGAGCTTATCATATACAGTAAGTAATTTTCATGAAGATCTCTTTTTTGGTACTTACACACACATGATTATTGGgccatgattaaaaaataatcttactgTGGGCAGTGAGCAAATAAGTTGGGATGTCAGAGCCCCAGACCCCATCAACCCTCCTTTGGGGCCTTTCTCCATCAATGATCTCTCCCATCCCCACAGGCATAAGTTACCCTGGCTATTAGCTGCTCTTTTGCTTACCAACATATAGACCTGTTCAAGTCTCATCAGATCAGCACCCTCCTTAAAATCATTTCATAACCTCCTGCTGCCCTAAGACAAAGTCTTAGCATGGTATTCAAGGAGTATGAACTTCCTGAGCTGGCCTCCATCAGGCTACTTACAATTTTTCAAATGCATCAtatgacttctctctctctcatccataACGTATGCGGTTTGCTCCAAGTTACTGAAATGACCTTCCCTTCTCCACTGGAATTGTCTGCTCTATGAGACACAGCATCACCTGAACCTTCCTTATTCTTATAGGTCTTGTCCACCTGAGTATTCCttgcacttagcacagtgcctagacACGATGGGTTATCAACAAATTCTATCTAACTCtgctgggctccccactctgaACTGACTGGAAATAAGCACAGGAATCTAGAGATCATATAGGTCCATCAGCAGCCAACCATTCATTCAGCACCTACGTGTGAGGACGGAGGTTTCCTAAAGAAAAAGCCCAAGAGAATGACATTATCAGGTCCATAGGAGGTACAGCATTactgaggagagaaggagagcagctAAGCAGCCAGCCAAACACACATATTCCCTGAGTGAAGCTGGGTGGTCAGAGGTTGGAGTGAACCTCATACTCAAGGAGTTTAAAAACAACCTGCTCCTGCTGACTTCAGTTAtccctgagagagaaaaaagcagtGCAGCTGGAGAAGAAGATTGTTTCACCATTAGGGCTTGAGGCTTAGGCTGAATGAAAAGTTCCTGACTTACCTGTCAGTTTCCCTGGAGTATTTAATTCGTTTCCTTTCTGGAGAGTCAAAAGATTGGACCTTTTCCCTGCGatcacttcctctttctttaaaCCTTCCCTGTtggtaagcagaagaaaagaccTGAGATTTCCATTTAAGGGAGCTGAATAGTGGGGAAGATTTGCTTTATTCCTTATAGTCCTTCTAAAGAGAAGGGGGTTCAACTGTTAACTCCTGGAATCTCTTCCTCCTTCACATACTCTTCTTGAGAAAGCAGTGGCTTCTCTGATTGGtaaatttgagaagaatgagcTGGTGTGCTTGTCCTACAGCTGTGTTTACCTCTTCTGAGGAGGTGCTCTCCAGTAGGCCTCCACAGGAGGATTCCTACCCATCACATAAGATCTGGCCCGGGCAGTGAAGCTTGGGGCTATCTGTAGGGGAGTCTGCCTAATTACGTGATCCAGGTAACAAGTCCATTTGGCTCTACACTAAACTGCTTCTTCTAACTTAGCCTCTGATAgtaaaaaatggtatttcagCAGCCCTACCTTCACTGATTTTAAAAGCtgggcaggaaaggaaaatgctATTTGTTTGACCTGTTTGGAGACCTTAAACTAccacccttttaaaatatatatctcgACGCAGTTTctgaaattaaactttttatttgcaattttctaaaaaaataaataaataaataaataaattaaataaaatatatatctcgggggcgcgtgggtggctcagtgggttaagcctctgctttcggctcaggtcatgatctcagggtcctgggatcgagccccacatcgggctctctgcttggcagggagcctgcttcctcctctctctctctgcctgcctctgtaactacttgtggtctctctctgtcaaataaataaataaaatctttaaaaaatatatatatatatatatttatcaattttattaaagtataattttataaacaatgaaGTGCACTCATTATAATGTAGTTTGAtgggttttgataaatgtataaacCATCTTTTAGGTCCTCTTCATTCTCTGTCTTCAGTACAGCCTACAAATTCCACACCAGAGAGTAAAGAGTTGAGGTCAAGGGAGTTAAAAGGTCATCAAAACTTACCTCCTGTTCTCTCCTTTCCAGATAGGCTAGCTCCTGCTCAGATTGTTTTATCTTCCGATGGATTTCCAGGTTTTGCTGAGAAGACAGAAAGTTCTAGGAGTACAGGTCTAGAAAAAGTGGTCCTAGAAAATGCCTCTAGGTCTTTCTCAATAGCTACTTTGGGActatggcttctttcactgaccAACTCTCCTGAGTGATCACTGTACCCTGTAATCAACAATTCCTAACCGGACTGGCTTAAGGCTCTCCAATAGGAACCCAAGTTGTAATGTTGGCTTGTCCCACAGATTATTTAGTTACATGGTGTGGTCCAAGAGAGACCTTCATTCTACTTCTCTCCAAATgcagaaaacaggggcacctgggtggctcagtcggttaactgtctgactcttgatttcagctcaggtcatttcagggtcatgagatcaagccctgaatcagactctgtgctcaggagggagtctgcttgagattctctccctttgctcctcctgcctccacaccccaccctgcactctgtctctcaaataaataaaacttttttaaaaaatgcagaaaacacaAAACTGGTTTATAAGTTTTTATCTAATGTAAAAATTATGAGAGAGGGGAATCTGAGAACATCAGTGGAGAAAACTGAATGCCCAAATGATcttcctaccaccaccaccaccatcaccaccaccactcacCATCCTTGGACACTATCAGATTTTTCAAGTCCccagaaaaacatgaaaaggagAACCCAAGGtgctaaaagaacaaaaagactgCTTGGAGAGTCCTGTGTTCCTTAAGGGTCCCACACTTCTCGAGCATGGCTCTACTACACAATACCCTCCAGCGTATGTAAGAAACCTAAGGGGTCCAGTACAGTATGAATGGGGATTCTTTGCACTAGATCActgcaaggaaaggaaaaaagtactAAAGTCCACTTTCCACTGTCCCAGAGTCAGTTCAATTCGTGGATTCACCAGATTTCTGGCTCCTCTTTCCTGACATCAGCCATTTATTAGCATTTTCATCAGAGAGCTGAaatctattattatttaattttatacatcctttaactttttttttaatttaattttttttaaagtaagctctacacccaatgtggggcttgaactcacaaccccaagatcaagagtcacactggggcagccaggagcccccaaagaGCTAAAATTTGAATGTGTCAGTCTCATGACTCAGAATTCGAGGTCAAAGGGACCTGGGAGGTAATCTGTTACAGGGACTGTGAGGAACTTCTCAGACCCCTAGAAACTCTGCAGAGCCTCCACAGAGGCagctgggagaagagggaggtcTATTACCAAAAGCAGAGCTTCTCAGCTTTTATCTACAAAAGACTTTGGACTTTATATTGAAGGAAAGTCTAAATCTGATTTCCTCACCGGCTCTAGCAACATCTGCTAGAGAAGGAGTGTGAAATAAATCACCCTATACTGAGAACAAGAGTCTATCTAGGGGTTTTATTTGTCCAGAATTTGGCTCTTTGGCCAGTACATCTGAGCAGGAAGACACAGGGGAGGGCCAGTGTGCGTCAGGTTAACTCTCCAACGGCAGACGTTGTGCCCCCGCTTACAGCAGTGACTCACCACATGAAGAGATGGCAGAATGTGACCCACCtttgggaaaactgcacagtaTCAGAACTAGGCAGAACCAGAGGAAGCCACCAAATATCACAGAAGAGAAGAGGCTTATCTGAAGTCCAATTGTTAGGTTAATGGAAGAGCTATGATGAGAAACTCAGCAAACAAGCTTCCTACTTGAtgactccctcccttcctgtcttcaGCACAGCTGTGGCTGCCTGCCTTGGGTCTACACACCAAGGTTTCTGAAGGTGGGCACAGCCTTAATGCAAAGCAACTCCTGACAAAAGGTGGAGGAACAATTCACTGGACTGTAATACACGATGGTAAGAGGCCAACATTTCAAAGTCAGGTCCGCTACCCCATACCTTATGCAGGTCTGAGAGCTGCTGGTGTTTGATCAGAACTTCTTTGTTGGGAAATTGCCTTCTGCAGAGCAGACAAGCCAGTTTATTCCAGTCAGTGAGTTTATCTTCTTCATTCTCCTTCTTGGTCAGCTCCTCCCTCTGTGGGGGCTGGGCTGTGCGGGGCTGTGGAGGAGGCGgctgctcctcctcttcttcttcctcatagTCACTGTCTCCTCCATATTCACCCAGGAGGCCGATGAGTGGGTTTACCACCTTAGGCTGACAGGAGAAGGCCAGAGATTAATACCAACCTCAACCTATACTGTGGGGCCTGTTTTTTGGATATTCCAATATGGGtatctcatttcttctcttttagttTGAATAGTGAATTGGGCTTAAAATGAAGattaatgattaaaatgatgATTAATGACCACACTGCTCATTTCCCCCATGGAAGCAACATGTTCAAGCTTGACTTTTCTCCTGGATTGCTCAGATAAAACCAGAAAGATTCCCTCAGAAGTGACTCTAGCAACAGAACagtgaagagaaagaagggaaaggagaactgACATAGAGGCAGGGAGAGTTAAGAAGTTACAGGTTACAAAGAGGAAGAGATAGCAGCAACCCCTCAGGTTACCGTAAcccaggagaaaaggaaagataaactTTATGAAGGGCTACAGTAACCCCTATAGCAAAAGGGATTTAGGAGGTGGACTGAAAGCAAATGAAGAATAAGCTCTCAGGTAGACACTGAGCTCCTGAGCGAGGTAAAGGCATGGTCAGGACTGATGCTACAATGAATTAAACTAATAATGGGACAAGGGAAGAGTATTTATGAGTAGTTTATAGAATTGTGAAATAATGATGCATGGTCATGGGCATGTGATCAAtcgaaataaaaaataaagcatgatcACTATTGctacatatttacatttaatcAGAATCCCCATGATTAGAGGAGACCATCACTTTAATGCATCTAAAAAATGGGTACTAATTTTAGCATCATTCACTTTGGCCAGACAGGTAAACCATAAAAATGACCACACATGCACTCCACACCTGAGCTTCGTACACAGCaccaaaaggcaggaaaaatcGGGGCCAGGAAAATGCGTCTTTTAGAAGGATTAACAAGACCAAGATTGTAACTTAAAAAGGGCCAGACATTCCCTTGTCTGATGGGAATGGTGCAGGGTGCCTATTAGCAGACAGGAACATTTATCTCATGCTCATACTCAAGGAAAGTCCTTGTTTGTTCGGTAGAGAGAACAAAAGGACCAACACCAAAGTGAAACATCAGCCTTTGAACTTCCCTTCCCATTCAGAACCAACCCTatccccagctccagccccagccctgggtgTTGGCTTAGCCTTACTGGTGGAggactttcttccttcttcacagTGGGAGGCAGGGGCTTCTTAAAGACATCCTCTGGGGGGGCTGTCCCCTCAGTGGCATTTTCCTGAAACTGATTAAACCCATAATTCTTATATGATACTCATTAAAGCTGGGCTAAGAGCCCTGTTGAAATTAATCAGATTTTCCAAAAACTCCTAATTTGTGAAGTATCTGAAATGCTGCtataatgatttcaaaataaaaagcctttgaaAACATAACATTCAGTATATACTGAGTGATCACTATATCTCAGGCACCAGATGAGACATTTATATGCATTACTGTCCTCAGCCTTTACTACAACCCTCCCAGATAGGCATTAAtacccttattttacaaatgattgGGAATACAGTTGGGAAGtttcccctgcttctgtgcacTCTCTAtcctgacaagtaaataaaatcttaagaaaaaaaaaaaaaaaaaaagcaagtggcaAAAGCTGAATCCAAATAttataaatagggcgcctgggtggctcagtgggttaagccgctgccttcggctcaggtcatgatctcagggtcctgggatcgagtcccgcatcgggttctctgctcggcagagatcctgcttccctctctctctctgcctgcctctccatctacttgtgatctctctctgtcaaataaataaattaaaaaaaaaaaaaccaacaaatattataaataattataaataattaagtaTTATAGAACTATGGAAAAACTACTTAAGAGCAAATATAAACGGAGCAGAGAATACAGAATGGTAACCTCTGCTACAATTATACCTACAGAAATGTGTATACAGAGTCAAGCACTGAAGAGGGGGTGTAGGAAAGTGAAACTACGTGGAGCCCAGGTGTTAGGGTTTAGCTGAGTCACTTTGTTCTGCCATCCACAGTTTTTGCATTTGTGAAAGAGTTACCACCAGCTGTAAGACGCAAGGGGATTGTCTGCTTTTTTGGTAACTTCACACCTCAACCCTAGATCTCCTCTATAAAGCCTTTATTTGAATCTGTAATTGTCTGGTAAAGAAGATTCACAAGTCCTCTTACCCTTGTCACTCCTCGGTCTTTTTTCTCCTTGCCATCTCTTTTAGATGCTTCCTTCTTACTACTTGACTTTCCTTGACTGGTGGACTTCTTTTCCTTGATCTCTTCTTCTTCAggtgatccagggtcctggggcacaTAGACTTCTTGCTGCAATTCAGTTAGAAACTGTTAAGTCTACAGAATATCTCACTTCCCCAGTTAATTTTAGGTCTAAGGAACAAGTTCCcttctggaagaaagaaaagctctCTCCCTCACAAACCTAAGAAGAGACCGCATCAAACAATCTTGAAACCCACTCCAGGGGCCAGGACCTATCCAGACCACTCACTGTCCATTTTTCCAAGAGCAGCACTATTCTTACCTATAATGCCACAAAGCACTGATTTTCTCTATAGACAACAGTTAACACAAAGGTCACCATCTGTAAATCCTGAATGAACACAACTCAGTAAATACAACTCAATATATGATGCGGACTTCAAAAAACACCAGGCTAGACATGAGATACAGACAGTGTAACAGCAGCTGCCAGAAATGGAGAAGTATTTCAACTTCCATGAGGTTTAAACTTTTCTACTTTTCACGTAATAAGCAACCAAAAATCCAgggaataaaatcttcaaaccaACAAATTATAGGTACTTTTCTCAAAAGAATCACTGATAaagtaaacaaaccaaaaactcaCCTGGGTGTTTGGGTCATAGTAAGTTCCTGCCAAAGGGTCATAATAGTAGCCAGTAGCAGAATCATATATGTAGCAGTCAGACGAGGCTAGCAGGAATAAAGCCAGAGCCAACGTTAGTCCCTGTCCAGTAGAGCCCTGCTGTGGGACTGAGAACAACCCAAGCACGGGGCTGGACAACCCACACAGGTGCAGAACGTGCAGCTGGTGCTCTCTGAATAAGCATCCCCAGTCAACGGTATTTCTTGCTAACTCTGTGACCACAAAGATCTCAATTAATAAGCAGTCAAGTCAAAAAGagcaatagaaataaaacaagtgaCTCACACTGTTGTCCTTGTCGATTTGTATCTGGAGCCCAGTCTGaatttctgcctcctcctctcctgtctcGGAAATACTTTTTACCCTATCACAGAAAGGCTAGTTAAAATTATGGAACTTCTGACAGCCCTTACCAGTCACCCACTGGAGAAAATTCAAGATGACTCTTCCAGTCATTTGAGGATTTTGACAGAGCACTCCCCAGCTCCCGAAGCCTACCTGATAGTAGTGCATGTGGTCAGAATGGTCCCCAGAATCATTTCTGCAACAAATAACACAAAACATCTTGAGTCTGCTACAAAAAGCCATTTGAGAATTGCCTAACCCTATGGATTTGCCAAGAAACTAACTTTTGCCCATTCTGCAGGGAAAGAAACAGATCCAGAGCAAGCAGGCCCGGCAGCACAGAGACTCCTACACAGCTGCTGCCGGAGCAGAACCGCAAACGAGCTGAGATGCCAGAGCACGATCTGCCCCATCCTGCCAGCCTGCCTCTCCCATGCAGCCGCTTCCCAGTGACCACTCCTGGGTCAAGGTAAGTACAGGAATGAAGGGGAATCAGATTTCCCGGTACCGGAGGCATGAACAGGGTCAGGGGAGTGCGAGAGTCAGGACAGCATTTTCTTAGGATTCCGAGGGGCAAGGATGTATCGagatttttctccacatccaagACTGTGTCATTTGGAACCCAAAGATACCAGGCAGCGAAGAGGGAAGGCACTAAAGTACCTAGTACTgctatttaaggaaaaaacaaacaaacaaaaacaaaagacaactagAGTCAGAATAAGCCAagc encodes the following:
- the RBM6 gene encoding RNA-binding protein 6 isoform X3, with the protein product MIHDKEVTLEYIPGPDFWYCKRCKASVAGHRSSCSVCKCPKEVTEAKQELITYPQPQKTSIPAPSEKQPSQSPRSADKEPEPKKREEGQEPRLGHQKREGERYLPPRREGLTFRRDREKEPWSGETRQDGESKTIMLKRIYRSTPPEVIVEVLEPYVRLTTANVRIIKNRTGPMGHTYGFIDLDSHAEALRVVKILQNLDPPFSIDGKMVAVNLATGKRRNDSGDHSDHMHYYQGKKYFRDRRGGGRNSDWAPDTNRQGQQSSSDCYIYDSATGYYYDPLAGTYYDPNTQQEVYVPQDPGSPEEEEIKEKKSTSQGKSSSKKEASKRDGKEKKDRGVTRFQENATEGTAPPEDVFKKPLPPTVKKEESPPPPKVVNPLIGLLGEYGGDSDYEEEEEEEQPPPPQPRTAQPPQREELTKKENEEDKLTDWNKLACLLCRRQFPNKEVLIKHQQLSDLHKQNLEIHRKIKQSEQELAYLERREQEGRFKERGSDRREKVQSFDSPERKRIKYSRETDSDRKPVGKEGIDSSNKGGCVQQTAGWRKGAGLGYGHPGLASAEETEGRIRGPSVGAPGRTSKRQSNETYRDAVRRVMFARYKELD